In Ignavibacteria bacterium, a single window of DNA contains:
- a CDS encoding kelch repeat-containing protein yields the protein MKKSLQALFSLIFIFIFAHQGWGQTTIFTESMGTVSSTTTLATHEANNGFDNDAFTMTKGDATNPADIRATSVSSGYTGASGSANVWFTSTNAQYGFAIEGINASSYTSLKLKFGYRKESSSALPTLALEYWNGSSWINVSFTFNESTNAGTGWYLSPTISLPVGAQISGLKLRWLKSGTVAVRIDDVVLTGTSSGSTPPTLTADITSNNVDNNINITFTDDATWRVAVTAVKIGGTALTVTTDYVITSGNIQLKPSGGNSLLTTSGSKNVTVEATGYTDASVTQQIDPGAATKLGITSQPTAPNNNGESLAQQPVIAIQDQYSNTVTTASNLVMASVGAGTWTLGGTTSKTAVSGVVTYSDLTATSLASVTGATISFTSSGLTGVTSNTFNIPAPVEIGWQITSTNSIFKIDFDNTVDGVNNGQFAGSGFQTSPSSGQLNSNAWAITGMSNGELTFGGSKTSDDYARGESSGGVSTGGVYAFLVGTGNRAFGIQPGGSDWTPGTAILRFQNKTGGVLTDLTISYKVYILNNENRGNSFNFSHSSDNSSYTDVTSLDLTSNDTADVSPSWKMYVRTVYISGLSIANDGYYYLRWSGDDVDGADNRDEFALDDIQLVANTTSVYPTISGTAEEVVLDGNTDLSDNLTIDGTLTLTSGILNTKDDYTLTLGENVANPTESETSNINGTIIIVKTVGTSAFHFFGCNMSAGDNIGILTLIRKTGSSGASTINNYNSIAESWQFSSTVSGSRNVTLSWHSVRDNGNNFSTEKSAQLYNYVSDWSASGNGKVISAGSRAYQETIDLSSTATKYSVAVPSTLTLYSQDFDTDNWSGTNNSQPDANWTNTPTTGNTSWRLNNQSSTNNSASWSYPVAGKIKSYGKTGYSAQFHTYGTANAEYGTFDLKLDFSPEGTKKLSFYYTNAKGSDILEVSLSTNNGVSFGSVLETFTTGSWDKKTVTLGTSTEQNCIIRFKATSDFGRDDIGIDNVEVYVERYSYTVDPGMLTIDMNQNYNTGTHAPQVTVKNYGTSTLSTFNVTMTITGGYSSTKTVTSLAADGTAQVTFDDWTPTAGSYTVSVTTELTSDQNTANNTLTTSVGISSGTWSDETNFPSANYLGSAVGYTSGLNKYLYVTGGVGTENKFYKYNESTDEWTTNLPDITAGKTVHASAIVGDYLYVIGGADNGEYQTTVYRFNLTNEGGNWETMEPLPKSIGWCKAVSYGQYIYVVGGFTNEGGAQALGDVYVYNTSDDTWSAGTSLNDSKKRFGGALSIVGDKLVYVAGASSSSTLTNEVLIGQITGATTISWSVSSMPYPGNGEEVIIPSGINLASLEFPKKNIKSEKEGDELMSVYPAGSLYCLDAAPWGDNSIIVAGGTDGVDGNPVEPSLCYAFDLTTWSPKQNLPTPIYGSGMGTVYDDTNWYMLLASGYTINGTTNKTQKFLVPLSGEPPRPMNLNLISGLEGSKDTDNPPQMSVTVEIRQSTTPYSIVDTKTILQNEAGLGTAVFNNVDASKPYYLVVRYENGLETWSAEPQYFVNGQMNYDFTTAQTQAYGNNMVKIGDKWCIISGDIDQDGKINAMTGVSAGTTGERMMSIRI from the coding sequence ATGAAAAAATCACTACAGGCTTTATTCTCACTCATTTTCATATTCATTTTTGCACATCAAGGCTGGGGACAGACAACGATTTTTACTGAGAGTATGGGAACGGTTTCCTCTACTACTACTTTAGCTACTCATGAGGCAAATAACGGATTTGATAATGATGCATTCACAATGACTAAAGGTGATGCAACAAATCCAGCTGATATTCGGGCAACAAGTGTCTCAAGTGGCTATACAGGTGCATCTGGATCAGCAAATGTTTGGTTCACAAGTACTAACGCGCAATATGGATTTGCAATTGAAGGAATTAATGCATCATCTTACACAAGTTTAAAATTAAAATTTGGATATAGGAAGGAAAGTTCATCAGCATTACCAACTTTAGCATTGGAATATTGGAATGGATCGTCATGGATTAATGTTTCTTTTACATTTAATGAATCTACAAATGCTGGTACGGGTTGGTATTTATCTCCAACGATATCGTTACCTGTTGGTGCTCAAATTAGCGGACTAAAATTAAGATGGTTGAAATCGGGAACTGTTGCAGTAAGAATAGATGATGTTGTTTTAACTGGTACTTCATCTGGTTCCACCCCGCCAACACTAACCGCAGATATAACCAGTAATAATGTTGACAATAATATAAATATTACATTTACAGATGATGCGACATGGAGAGTGGCAGTAACGGCAGTAAAAATTGGAGGGACGGCATTAACCGTTACTACTGATTATGTAATTACATCAGGAAACATACAATTAAAACCATCGGGTGGAAATTCATTATTAACAACTTCGGGCTCTAAAAATGTAACAGTTGAGGCAACGGGATATACTGATGCTTCAGTAACGCAGCAAATAGACCCGGGAGCAGCAACAAAACTTGGAATTACATCTCAGCCTACAGCACCTAATAACAACGGAGAGTCTCTGGCTCAGCAGCCGGTAATTGCCATTCAAGACCAGTATAGTAATACTGTTACAACTGCATCTAACTTAGTCATGGCTTCTGTTGGAGCAGGTACGTGGACATTAGGCGGAACAACATCAAAAACAGCTGTAAGCGGTGTTGTAACTTATTCGGATTTAACCGCTACAAGTTTAGCTTCTGTAACAGGAGCAACAATTTCTTTCACAAGTTCCGGATTAACGGGTGTGACTTCGAATACATTTAATATTCCTGCTCCTGTAGAAATAGGTTGGCAAATTACAAGTACGAATTCAATATTTAAAATTGATTTTGATAATACAGTTGACGGTGTAAATAACGGTCAGTTTGCTGGGTCAGGTTTTCAAACCAGTCCTTCTTCCGGGCAATTGAATTCAAATGCATGGGCAATAACCGGAATGTCTAATGGAGAATTAACATTTGGGGGTAGTAAAACATCGGATGATTATGCCCGAGGAGAAAGTAGCGGTGGCGTTTCTACCGGCGGAGTTTATGCATTTTTAGTTGGTACAGGTAACAGAGCTTTTGGAATTCAACCTGGAGGTTCAGACTGGACCCCGGGAACAGCAATTTTGAGATTTCAGAACAAGACAGGTGGTGTACTTACTGACTTAACAATTTCTTATAAGGTATATATCTTAAATAACGAAAATAGAGGAAATTCTTTCAATTTTTCCCATTCATCTGATAATTCCAGTTATACAGATGTGACAAGTTTAGATTTAACATCAAATGATACAGCTGATGTTTCTCCATCCTGGAAAATGTACGTAAGGACGGTTTATATATCAGGATTAAGCATAGCAAATGACGGATACTATTATTTAAGGTGGAGCGGAGATGATGTTGATGGAGCCGATAACAGAGATGAGTTTGCATTAGATGATATACAATTAGTTGCGAATACTACATCGGTTTACCCGACAATTTCTGGGACGGCTGAAGAAGTTGTATTAGATGGAAACACAGACTTATCGGATAATTTAACAATTGATGGTACACTGACATTAACCAGCGGAATACTTAATACTAAAGATGATTATACTTTAACTTTGGGTGAAAATGTCGCAAACCCGACTGAGAGTGAAACATCGAATATAAACGGTACGATAATTATAGTAAAGACTGTAGGAACAAGTGCATTTCATTTCTTCGGATGCAATATGAGTGCAGGTGATAATATAGGTATTTTAACTCTCATACGTAAGACGGGTTCAAGCGGCGCTTCAACAATAAACAATTATAACAGTATAGCAGAAAGCTGGCAGTTCTCTTCGACTGTATCGGGCAGCCGAAATGTTACTCTAAGCTGGCATTCAGTAAGAGATAACGGAAACAACTTTTCAACGGAAAAATCTGCTCAGTTGTATAATTATGTAAGCGACTGGTCTGCGAGTGGAAATGGTAAAGTGATTTCTGCGGGTTCAAGGGCATATCAGGAAACGATTGATTTAAGCAGCACTGCCACTAAATATTCTGTTGCAGTGCCTTCTACACTTACTCTTTATTCACAGGATTTTGATACGGATAACTGGAGCGGTACGAATAACAGCCAGCCCGACGCAAACTGGACAAACACACCGACAACAGGAAATACTTCGTGGAGATTAAACAATCAGTCTTCAACCAATAATTCTGCGAGCTGGTCATATCCTGTTGCAGGAAAGATAAAGTCGTATGGAAAAACGGGTTACTCTGCACAATTCCACACATACGGAACTGCAAACGCTGAATACGGAACGTTTGACTTGAAATTAGATTTCAGTCCTGAAGGAACAAAAAAATTATCCTTCTATTACACAAATGCGAAGGGTTCGGATATACTTGAGGTGTCACTTTCAACAAATAACGGGGTGTCATTCGGGTCTGTTCTCGAAACGTTTACAACCGGTTCCTGGGATAAAAAGACAGTAACACTCGGTACCTCGACCGAGCAAAACTGTATAATCAGGTTTAAGGCAACCTCTGACTTCGGGCGTGACGATATAGGTATTGATAACGTGGAGGTGTACGTTGAGAGGTATTCTTATACAGTTGACCCGGGAATGTTAACGATTGATATGAATCAAAACTATAATACGGGTACGCACGCTCCTCAGGTGACTGTTAAGAACTACGGTACATCGACACTTTCAACTTTTAATGTAACGATGACGATAACGGGCGGATACTCTTCTACAAAAACAGTAACAAGCCTTGCTGCAGACGGAACTGCTCAAGTTACGTTTGACGACTGGACACCAACTGCGGGTTCATACACAGTTTCAGTGACAACCGAACTTACGAGCGACCAGAATACTGCGAATAATACATTAACAACGAGTGTTGGGATTTCATCAGGAACATGGTCTGATGAAACGAATTTTCCGTCGGCAAACTATCTTGGAAGTGCGGTTGGATACACGAGCGGATTGAATAAATACCTTTATGTTACTGGCGGAGTAGGAACAGAGAACAAGTTTTACAAATATAATGAAAGTACGGACGAATGGACGACTAATCTCCCTGATATTACTGCCGGGAAAACAGTTCATGCTTCAGCAATTGTTGGAGATTACTTATACGTAATCGGAGGTGCTGACAACGGGGAGTATCAAACAACGGTTTACAGGTTTAATTTAACAAATGAAGGAGGCAACTGGGAAACTATGGAACCGCTGCCAAAATCAATAGGGTGGTGCAAAGCAGTATCATACGGACAATACATATATGTGGTTGGCGGATTTACGAATGAAGGAGGTGCACAGGCGCTCGGAGATGTTTATGTTTATAATACATCTGATGATACATGGTCTGCGGGTACATCATTGAACGACAGCAAGAAGAGGTTCGGCGGAGCGCTTTCAATAGTTGGAGATAAACTTGTTTACGTTGCTGGAGCATCGAGCAGCAGCACATTAACCAATGAAGTTCTAATAGGTCAGATTACAGGAGCAACGACAATTTCATGGTCGGTTTCAAGCATGCCTTATCCGGGCAACGGAGAGGAAGTGATAATACCCTCAGGTATTAACCTGGCGAGTCTGGAATTTCCGAAGAAGAATATTAAATCAGAAAAAGAAGGTGACGAACTTATGTCTGTGTATCCTGCGGGTTCGCTTTATTGTCTGGATGCAGCACCCTGGGGTGATAACAGTATAATAGTAGCGGGCGGAACGGACGGCGTTGACGGAAATCCTGTAGAACCAAGCTTATGTTACGCATTTGATTTAACCACTTGGTCGCCTAAACAAAATTTACCAACACCAATTTATGGCTCAGGAATGGGTACTGTTTATGACGATACAAACTGGTATATGCTGCTTGCTTCAGGATATACGATAAACGGCACGACTAATAAAACTCAGAAATTCTTAGTTCCCTTAAGCGGCGAACCGCCGAGACCTATGAATTTGAATCTAATTTCAGGTCTCGAAGGAAGCAAGGATACTGATAATCCTCCTCAAATGAGCGTAACTGTTGAGATAAGGCAGTCAACAACTCCTTATTCTATAGTAGATACAAAGACAATACTGCAAAACGAGGCGGGTCTTGGAACAGCAGTATTTAACAATGTCGATGCAAGCAAACCGTATTATTTAGTAGTAAGGTATGAGAACGGACTGGAGACATGGAGTGCAGAGCCGCAGTATTTTGTAAACGGACAGATGAACTACGACTTTACGACTGCACAAACACAAGCATACGGAAATAATATGGTAAAAATCGGAGATAAGTGGTGCATAATAAGCGGAGATATTGATCAGGATGGAAAAATAAACGCAATGACAGGGGTATCTGCTGGAACGACAGGGGAACGAATGATGAGTATTCGGATTTGA
- a CDS encoding T9SS type A sorting domain-containing protein — MEKFKRGITAAIITAVILLSGIANLNAQAPHKLTATNFVTNGNAVEFDVYVQATGTEPIYLSVSDLAFDFNLANFENPVFTYINNTCNLKNSLGTPAAIYNTMISQYISGNILIINIPEMEIVTQADFNSMVARIDGTPLTHRIGRFSLSGIVNSSGTLGMHWLQNETIILTYEPVKWAAVNSTDQSSFEISEDQPLPVELQSFTAANVNTRNVKLTWITATETNNAGFEVQRSAVSVQPEAWEKTGYLAGKGTTTTPTTYTYEDIKLNSGKYKYRLKQIDNNGNFTYFNLSSEIEVGIPKKYNLSQNYPNPFNPSTKIDFDLPLDSRVKITVFDILGREMKSVINEFRKAGYHTVTLNASNFSSGTYFYRFETEGGNNIMTKKMLIVK, encoded by the coding sequence ATGGAAAAATTTAAAAGAGGAATAACAGCAGCAATAATTACAGCGGTAATACTGCTGTCGGGAATTGCAAACCTGAATGCACAGGCGCCTCATAAACTGACGGCAACAAACTTTGTGACGAACGGAAATGCTGTCGAGTTTGACGTGTATGTGCAGGCAACAGGCACAGAACCGATATACCTGTCGGTATCTGATTTGGCATTCGATTTCAACCTTGCCAACTTCGAGAATCCCGTGTTTACGTACATAAACAACACATGCAACCTGAAGAACTCTTTGGGAACTCCTGCGGCAATATACAACACAATGATATCGCAGTACATTTCCGGAAACATTCTGATAATAAACATTCCTGAAATGGAAATAGTAACACAGGCAGATTTTAACAGCATGGTGGCGCGAATAGACGGAACTCCTTTAACACACAGAATAGGAAGGTTCTCACTGTCGGGAATCGTAAACAGTTCAGGCACGCTTGGAATGCACTGGCTTCAGAATGAAACTATAATACTGACTTATGAGCCTGTAAAATGGGCAGCAGTAAACAGCACAGACCAGAGCTCGTTTGAAATATCCGAAGACCAGCCTCTTCCTGTAGAGCTTCAGAGCTTTACGGCAGCAAACGTAAACACAAGGAACGTAAAATTAACATGGATAACTGCAACGGAGACGAATAATGCAGGATTTGAAGTACAGCGTTCAGCGGTCAGTGTCCAGCCGGAAGCATGGGAAAAGACAGGATATTTAGCAGGGAAAGGGACGACGACGACACCAACGACATACACTTATGAGGATATAAAGCTGAACTCGGGGAAGTACAAATACAGACTGAAACAGATAGACAATAACGGAAACTTTACTTATTTCAATCTTAGTAGTGAAATAGAAGTTGGGATCCCGAAGAAATACAATCTAAGTCAGAATTATCCGAACCCGTTCAATCCTTCGACAAAGATAGACTTCGACCTGCCATTGGACTCAAGAGTAAAGATAACAGTCTTTGACATACTCGGCAGGGAAATGAAATCAGTAATAAACGAATTCCGCAAGGCGGGATACCACACGGTAACACTCAATGCATCGAACTTTTCAAGCGGCACATATTTCTACAGGTTTGAGACAGAAGGCGGGAATAATATAATGACGAAGAAAATGTTAATCGTGAAATAA
- a CDS encoding PqqD family protein, with protein sequence MIRKKEFVLQNLGNEYILVPTGGEVTNLNGILVLNETALFIWKMLENEIGEKDLVVAVAKEYNVDEDRAAKDVKDFLEELSSKKMLIT encoded by the coding sequence ATGATTCGAAAGAAGGAATTTGTATTACAAAATTTAGGGAATGAATACATATTAGTACCGACAGGGGGCGAGGTTACGAATCTAAACGGAATACTGGTACTGAATGAAACGGCACTATTCATATGGAAGATGCTTGAGAACGAAATAGGTGAAAAGGATTTAGTTGTTGCAGTTGCGAAAGAGTATAATGTTGATGAGGACCGGGCTGCGAAAGACGTGAAAGATTTTCTTGAAGAGCTCTCATCAAAGAAAATGCTTATCACATGA
- a CDS encoding radical SAM protein, whose protein sequence is MKSDPDFLDILLKKASEQRQPASGMFELTTRCNLACMMCYVAEHACSKSAKDKEMTAEDWIRIAEDGVQNGLVFITLTGGEIFLRPDFFKIYEPIRKMGTVLNLYTNGNLITKSAAERLSAAPPNKIEITLYGATQGTYETVTKNPKGYKLCCDGIENLLSVGINPVLKTTIIKQNKHELDAMRKMAHDWGLPFLSSWLLTERTDGAVSGIKESRLMPEEIIQLEKEDRISSRELYEISLQYNKSETSKTREEIFYCSAGKSSFMISADGKMNACLDLPQPAAPVQELGFKKAWEKVCEYIEESTKKTSTCSTCSLNSICNTCPAASFLESKTLNEPVPYLCEVTKQRNEVFGIKGQ, encoded by the coding sequence ATGAAATCAGACCCTGATTTTTTAGACATATTATTGAAAAAAGCTTCGGAGCAGCGCCAGCCGGCATCGGGAATGTTTGAACTTACCACAAGATGCAATCTTGCCTGCATGATGTGTTATGTAGCGGAGCATGCATGCAGTAAGTCAGCAAAAGATAAAGAAATGACGGCAGAAGATTGGATACGTATTGCGGAAGACGGTGTTCAAAACGGACTTGTATTTATAACATTGACTGGCGGTGAGATATTTCTTAGACCTGATTTTTTTAAAATATATGAACCAATCAGGAAAATGGGGACGGTGCTGAACTTATACACGAACGGCAATTTAATTACCAAATCGGCAGCGGAGAGACTTTCGGCAGCTCCGCCTAATAAGATAGAAATAACACTGTATGGTGCCACACAAGGTACATATGAAACTGTAACAAAAAATCCAAAGGGATACAAGTTGTGCTGCGATGGTATAGAGAACCTGCTATCGGTAGGAATTAATCCTGTATTAAAGACAACCATTATAAAGCAGAACAAACACGAACTGGACGCAATGCGAAAAATGGCGCACGATTGGGGACTGCCGTTCTTATCGAGCTGGCTTTTAACAGAGCGGACTGATGGTGCCGTATCGGGGATAAAAGAATCGAGATTAATGCCGGAAGAAATAATACAACTGGAAAAAGAAGACAGGATTAGTTCAAGAGAGCTTTACGAAATATCATTACAGTACAACAAATCAGAAACATCCAAAACACGTGAAGAAATATTTTACTGTTCAGCGGGGAAATCGTCATTTATGATAAGTGCTGATGGTAAAATGAATGCCTGCCTTGACCTTCCTCAGCCTGCGGCTCCTGTTCAAGAACTTGGTTTTAAGAAAGCTTGGGAGAAAGTCTGCGAATACATTGAAGAATCAACGAAGAAAACCTCAACATGCAGCACATGCAGTTTAAACAGTATCTGCAATACATGTCCGGCAGCATCTTTCTTAGAATCAAAAACCTTAAATGAACCTGTTCCTTATCTTTGCGAGGTTACAAAACAACGTAATGAAGTGTTCGGGATAAAAGGACAGTAA
- a CDS encoding ABC transporter ATP-binding protein, which produces MKYSVSEIKQDIANLKEAIGYVYKSGRKDFAVRIILIILQSILPVFLLYMLKLLVDSISLLFTSSLNDASDVWFYTAVFCGVFLLIKITDVLKELNDEVSSQKLRDYLSNHVQEKSASLDLEYFDNPEYYDIFHRAREEVNFRPVMVLNNITGIVSGVISLVGVVAILMLFSKLVVVVLVAAGIPSILLRFANKRNLFEWRKQNTPLYRKAAYFFDVLTKREYSKELRVFNLKKYFGEKHNSVRKDIAENIQKISVKRSRLYVISAVVETISLAGVIYFLSLDAAVGALTIGSFVMFFEAFRRGQGFVQSVVTGVSGLYENKLFLSNLFEFLKLEPGIKSPSNPVPFPDKLENGITFENVSFTYPGTDKTVIKELTLQAKPGGIYTIKGENGSGKTTCLKLICRLYDCTAGRILFDGIDIKNFDITELRKNIGIIFQDFSTYEFTVRENIILGGLTINGEEDKLFEAVRISTADRVVNSLKSGYDTLLGRQFENGEELSMGQWQRIAIARALYSDAPILILDEPTSFVDADAEKKFYENLSSLKKDKIIFVISHSGNITAGNIISYSIEN; this is translated from the coding sequence TTGAAATACAGCGTAAGTGAAATAAAACAGGATATCGCTAACCTGAAAGAGGCGATAGGTTACGTTTATAAAAGCGGGCGAAAGGACTTTGCGGTCAGAATTATACTTATAATTCTACAAAGTATTCTTCCCGTGTTTTTGCTGTATATGCTGAAACTTCTTGTCGATTCCATATCACTTCTTTTTACGTCTTCCTTAAATGATGCAAGTGATGTTTGGTTTTATACAGCGGTATTCTGCGGTGTTTTTTTGCTTATAAAGATTACGGATGTATTAAAAGAACTTAATGATGAGGTCTCTTCTCAAAAACTAAGGGATTATTTGAGCAATCATGTTCAGGAGAAATCGGCAAGTCTTGATTTAGAGTATTTTGATAATCCTGAATACTATGATATTTTTCACAGAGCACGTGAAGAGGTGAATTTCAGACCAGTGATGGTGCTTAATAATATTACTGGAATTGTTTCAGGAGTGATTTCTCTTGTTGGTGTTGTTGCGATACTTATGCTATTTTCAAAACTTGTTGTTGTAGTATTGGTTGCAGCGGGGATTCCTTCGATTCTCCTGAGGTTTGCGAATAAAAGAAATTTATTCGAATGGAGAAAACAGAACACTCCTCTTTACAGAAAAGCAGCATATTTTTTTGATGTATTGACAAAACGGGAATATTCAAAGGAGCTCAGGGTTTTTAATCTTAAAAAGTATTTTGGTGAGAAACATAACTCGGTGAGAAAAGACATTGCGGAGAACATACAAAAGATATCGGTTAAAAGAAGCAGACTTTATGTTATTTCAGCAGTGGTTGAAACGATTTCCCTTGCGGGGGTTATTTATTTCTTGAGCTTAGATGCAGCGGTAGGTGCACTGACAATCGGTAGTTTTGTGATGTTTTTTGAAGCATTCAGGAGGGGGCAGGGATTTGTGCAGTCGGTTGTTACAGGCGTATCGGGATTGTATGAGAATAAACTGTTTTTAAGTAACCTTTTTGAGTTTCTTAAACTCGAACCGGGCATAAAATCGCCAAGTAATCCGGTTCCTTTTCCGGATAAACTCGAAAACGGTATCACTTTCGAAAACGTATCTTTTACGTATCCGGGAACAGATAAAACTGTTATAAAAGAACTGACTCTTCAGGCGAAACCCGGCGGTATTTATACGATAAAAGGAGAAAACGGCTCAGGAAAAACTACGTGTCTGAAGCTGATTTGCAGGCTTTATGATTGTACGGCGGGGAGAATTTTGTTTGACGGGATAGATATAAAGAATTTTGATATAACAGAACTGCGGAAAAATATAGGCATTATATTTCAGGACTTTTCTACTTATGAATTCACGGTGAGGGAAAATATTATTTTGGGAGGACTGACGATTAACGGGGAAGAGGATAAACTTTTTGAAGCTGTAAGAATTAGCACTGCGGATAGAGTCGTGAATTCCCTGAAATCAGGGTATGACACATTGCTCGGAAGGCAGTTTGAAAACGGTGAAGAGCTTAGCATGGGTCAGTGGCAAAGAATAGCAATAGCAAGAGCTTTATACTCTGATGCCCCAATTCTTATTCTTGATGAGCCGACAAGTTTTGTTGATGCCGATGCAGAGAAGAAATTTTATGAGAATCTTTCGTCCTTGAAGAAGGATAAAATTATTTTTGTGATAAGCCACTCAGGTAATATAACAGCGGGAAACATTATTTCGTATTCAATTGAAAATTAA
- a CDS encoding PqqD family protein codes for MKRKENFVIQNIGDEHILVPTAMEVVNLNGILVLNNTAKFLWEELSTEKSSEQLIEALIEKFDVDEEKASKDLNNFICDLKGKGMLID; via the coding sequence ATGAAACGTAAAGAAAACTTTGTAATACAAAATATTGGAGATGAGCACATCCTCGTTCCAACTGCTATGGAGGTTGTTAACTTGAATGGAATACTTGTACTGAACAATACTGCGAAATTTTTGTGGGAAGAGCTTTCTACAGAGAAATCCTCAGAACAGCTAATCGAAGCATTAATAGAAAAATTTGATGTTGATGAAGAAAAAGCTTCAAAAGATTTGAATAATTTCATTTGCGATTTAAAAGGTAAAGGAATGTTAATTGATTGA
- a CDS encoding radical SAM protein, which translates to MSFLPSDNTTLNQLLSKAAEKRQPVSGTFELTSRCNLSCIMCYIAESACNKSVKDNELSAKEWVEITGQASKSGMVFLLLTGGEIFLRNDFFDIYEPIRKMGLVLTLFTNGTLITNLVAKKLAKLPPNKVEITLYGATAKTYESVTGSAKGFELCCNGIENLLSAGIKPVIKTTITRQNLHEYEDIKKMAKKWGLPFVSAWLLTRRVDGKYSRLEESQLLPEDIFILESADKEANEKWRKIAQEKSSESRSEIFYCLAGKSSFMINSSGKMNVCGDLPLPAAKVLSIGFNAAWEEVKNYVAAATNKTSSCSTCSAKEYCNTCPARSYLETKNLDEPVPYLCNISFKRKEIYESKQ; encoded by the coding sequence TTGAGCTTTTTACCCTCTGATAATACAACCCTGAACCAACTCCTTTCAAAAGCTGCGGAAAAACGCCAGCCCGTTTCAGGTACTTTTGAACTTACAAGCCGTTGCAATCTTTCGTGTATAATGTGCTATATAGCCGAGTCTGCTTGCAATAAATCCGTTAAAGATAATGAGCTGTCTGCGAAGGAATGGGTGGAAATCACAGGTCAGGCATCAAAAAGCGGTATGGTGTTTCTGCTTCTTACCGGCGGGGAAATTTTCCTTAGGAATGATTTCTTTGATATTTATGAACCGATAAGAAAAATGGGGCTGGTTCTTACATTGTTTACAAATGGGACTCTTATTACTAATTTAGTCGCAAAGAAACTTGCTAAGCTTCCTCCAAACAAAGTTGAGATTACTCTCTACGGTGCTACGGCAAAGACTTATGAATCTGTTACGGGATCAGCAAAGGGATTTGAACTTTGCTGCAATGGTATCGAGAATCTGCTTTCTGCAGGAATAAAGCCTGTAATAAAGACTACTATTACGCGTCAGAATTTGCATGAATACGAAGATATTAAGAAGATGGCAAAAAAATGGGGACTGCCATTTGTTTCGGCATGGCTTTTAACCAGAAGAGTTGATGGTAAATATTCGCGATTAGAGGAATCGCAGCTTTTACCCGAAGATATTTTTATTCTGGAATCTGCAGACAAGGAAGCAAATGAAAAATGGAGAAAAATTGCACAAGAAAAATCCTCAGAGTCACGTAGTGAAATATTTTATTGCCTGGCCGGAAAATCATCATTCATGATAAACTCATCAGGCAAAATGAATGTGTGTGGGGACCTTCCGCTTCCTGCTGCAAAAGTATTGAGCATAGGTTTCAATGCAGCATGGGAGGAAGTTAAAAATTATGTTGCTGCCGCAACGAATAAAACATCTTCATGTTCAACTTGCAGCGCAAAGGAATACTGTAACACCTGTCCCGCAAGGTCATATCTTGAAACAAAAAACTTAGACGAACCCGTACCTTATCTCTGCAATATCTCATTCAAACGAAAAGAAATTTATGAGTCAAAGCAATAA
- a CDS encoding S24/S26 family peptidase: MIVSLEHLIPVIRKSLSEGKPVRFTSTGSSMAPFIYNGDEIELLPINEKLKRCDIILLEKDTNKYVLHRIVKIDGEKAFLRGDAQSKAEGPFKKQKAIGIAGISYRKGRRRDHTKGYWSFAGKVWVRFFPITLFEYLVYKSLRRLAGIMLRKLGILRENGIS, from the coding sequence ATGATTGTATCACTTGAACATCTTATTCCCGTAATACGGAAATCGCTTTCAGAAGGCAAACCGGTTAGGTTCACTTCAACGGGAAGCAGCATGGCGCCTTTCATATACAATGGTGATGAGATAGAACTCTTGCCTATAAATGAGAAATTAAAGAGATGCGATATTATTCTTCTTGAAAAAGATACTAATAAATATGTGCTGCATAGAATAGTAAAAATAGATGGGGAAAAAGCATTTCTCAGGGGTGATGCACAGAGTAAAGCAGAAGGACCATTTAAAAAGCAGAAAGCAATAGGCATTGCAGGGATTTCATACAGGAAAGGAAGAAGGAGAGACCACACAAAAGGGTACTGGAGTTTTGCAGGAAAAGTATGGGTAAGATTCTTTCCGATAACGCTTTTTGAGTATTTGGTGTACAAATCTTTGAGGAGATTAGCAGGGATTATGCTGAGAAAGCTTGGAATATTGCGGGAGAATGGTATTTCGTAA